The following coding sequences are from one Hymenobacter sp. DG25A window:
- a CDS encoding M1 family metallopeptidase, producing the protein MLRSILVGLFLSAMALPAQAQSLYMPRDIQKAFKQGTRSPDGRPGPKYWQNRARYTITVRATPPSRNIQGSEKITYINNSPDTLRRIVIKLIQNIHKPGATRLGDASAGYLTEGVKVDTFTVGGKTQPFPNEQGRATWKMIQLPKPLLPHDSVQMSFAWHFPVSTESGREGRLEKTTYYLAYFYPRVAVYDDYNGWDRLDFNDAQEFYNDFNDYTLHVKVPKNFLVWATGTLQNPTEVLQPTYAQRLEKSMTSDETVHIVTKEDLAKKRVTTQRKQNTWTWKANDISDVALALSDQYTWDGASVVVDDATQRRASMQAAYQDKTVDFRQSVQNGRNALSWFSKNQPGVPYPFPKMTAVQGFADMEYPMMVNDSPQEDPKFAQFVQDHEIAHTWFPFYMGINESRYAFMDEGWATTFELWIGRTEKKPAEADSLFKEFRVKGWINNPSTSQDLPIITPPTS; encoded by the coding sequence ATGCTGCGTTCTATACTCGTTGGGTTGTTTCTAAGTGCTATGGCGCTGCCCGCGCAGGCGCAATCCTTGTACATGCCGCGCGATATTCAGAAGGCCTTTAAGCAAGGCACCCGCTCGCCCGATGGCCGCCCCGGTCCTAAATACTGGCAAAACCGGGCCCGCTATACCATTACGGTGCGGGCCACGCCGCCCAGCCGCAACATCCAGGGCAGCGAGAAAATTACCTACATCAACAACAGCCCCGATACGCTCCGGCGTATTGTAATCAAGCTGATTCAGAACATTCATAAGCCCGGCGCAACCCGCTTGGGCGATGCGTCGGCGGGCTACCTCACCGAGGGCGTGAAGGTAGATACGTTCACGGTAGGGGGCAAAACGCAGCCCTTCCCCAACGAGCAGGGCCGCGCCACCTGGAAAATGATTCAGCTGCCCAAGCCGCTGCTGCCGCACGACTCGGTGCAGATGTCGTTTGCCTGGCACTTCCCGGTTTCCACGGAAAGCGGACGAGAAGGTAGGCTGGAGAAGACGACGTATTACCTGGCATATTTCTACCCCCGCGTGGCGGTCTACGATGACTACAACGGCTGGGACCGGCTCGATTTCAACGATGCCCAGGAGTTCTACAACGACTTCAACGACTACACCCTGCACGTGAAAGTGCCCAAAAACTTCCTGGTGTGGGCCACCGGCACCCTGCAAAACCCCACGGAAGTACTGCAGCCCACCTACGCGCAGCGCCTGGAAAAATCCATGACCAGCGACGAGACGGTGCATATCGTTACCAAGGAAGACCTGGCTAAAAAGCGCGTCACCACCCAGCGCAAGCAGAATACCTGGACATGGAAAGCCAACGATATTTCCGACGTAGCCTTGGCCCTGAGCGACCAGTATACCTGGGATGGCGCCAGCGTGGTGGTAGACGACGCCACCCAGCGCCGGGCCAGCATGCAGGCCGCTTACCAGGATAAAACCGTGGACTTCCGCCAGTCGGTGCAGAACGGCCGCAACGCCCTGAGCTGGTTCTCGAAGAATCAGCCCGGCGTGCCTTACCCCTTCCCCAAGATGACGGCCGTGCAGGGCTTCGCCGATATGGAATACCCCATGATGGTGAACGACAGCCCGCAGGAAGACCCCAAATTCGCGCAGTTTGTGCAGGACCACGAAATTGCCCACACCTGGTTCCCATTTTATATGGGCATAAACGAGAGCCGCTATGCTTTCATGGATGAAGGCTGGGCCACCACGTTTGAGCTCTGGATTGGCCGCACAGAAAAAAAGCCGGCCGAAGCGGATTCTTTGTTCAAAGAGTTTCGGGTGAAAGGCTGGATAAACAACCCATCCACCAGCCAGGATTTGCCCATTATCACCCCTCCAACGAGCTGA
- a CDS encoding M1 family aminopeptidase, which produces MTGGYGNNSYGKASLSYLALHDLLGEQLFTKALHEYMDRWHGKHPIPWDYFNSFNDAAGQNLNWFFQNWFFTNNYIDLAIDQVATAQGSSTITLKNIGGFAVPVDVQVQYTDGTRETLHQTPIIWRANPQQATITIPSAKTIQSVKLDGGIFMDADEANNKWPAK; this is translated from the coding sequence CTGACCGGCGGGTACGGCAACAACTCCTACGGCAAAGCCTCCCTGAGCTACCTGGCCCTGCACGACCTGCTGGGCGAGCAGCTCTTTACCAAGGCGCTGCATGAGTACATGGACCGCTGGCATGGCAAGCACCCCATTCCGTGGGACTACTTCAACTCCTTTAACGATGCCGCCGGCCAGAACCTGAACTGGTTTTTCCAGAACTGGTTTTTCACCAATAACTACATTGATCTGGCCATTGATCAGGTAGCCACGGCGCAGGGCAGCTCTACCATCACCCTCAAAAATATCGGAGGCTTTGCCGTGCCCGTAGATGTGCAGGTGCAGTACACCGATGGCACGCGCGAAACACTGCACCAGACGCCCATTATCTGGCGGGCCAACCCCCAGCAGGCCACAATTACCATTCCTTCGGCAAAAACCATTCAGAGCGTGAAGCTGGACGGCGGCATTTTTATGGATGCCGACGAGGCTAACAATAAGTGGCCAGCTAAGTAA
- a CDS encoding four-helix bundle copper-binding protein, producing MDSHQLNATSSSTKANQAVLDALYRCISACENCATACLHEEDVQMMTGCILLDRDCADVCSLTARLVARDSEHAKHMMKECIEICQKCAAECGKHDMDHCKECAEACRACAHVCGQYAG from the coding sequence ATGGATTCTCATCAGCTAAACGCCACTTCCTCCTCTACCAAAGCCAACCAAGCCGTGCTGGACGCCCTCTACCGCTGCATAAGCGCCTGCGAGAATTGCGCTACGGCCTGCCTGCACGAAGAAGATGTACAGATGATGACCGGCTGCATTCTGCTGGACCGGGACTGCGCCGATGTCTGCTCCCTCACCGCCCGCCTCGTGGCCCGCGACTCGGAGCACGCCAAGCATATGATGAAGGAGTGTATTGAAATCTGCCAGAAGTGCGCTGCCGAATGCGGCAAGCACGACATGGACCACTGCAAAGAGTGCGCGGAAGCCTGCCGCGCCTGCGCCCACGTCTGCGGTCAGTACGCTGGGTAA
- the recQ gene encoding DNA helicase RecQ — MLFTPQPLAPTLESARRVLKQYYGYDTFRPMQEDIIENIMAGRDTVVLMPTGGGKSVCFQVPAVVQEGVCIVVSPLIALMKDQVEALMANGIPAAYINSSVAQGEQSSIARDCQSGALKLLYVSPEKLLSDGFLQFVQRLKVSMFAIDEAHCISSWGHDFRPEYTQLRVLREQFPNVPIIALTATADRLTQRDIQQQLRLRDPQVFLSSFDRPNLNLMVRPGQNRVDGILDFLARHPDEPGIIYCLSRKQCETLTQKIKAKGFRAGFYHAGMTPNQRASAQEGFLKDDLQVIVATIAFGMGIDKSNVRWVMHYNLPKNIEGYYQEIGRAGRDGAPAAAVLFYSFADVMSLREMLTKENPQLTQLNLTKLERMQQFAEAAGCRRKVLLNYFGETLAEDCGNCDICRNPPTTFDGTLLAQKALSAVFRMRERASIGLLIDVLRGMRNQAVLMGGYDQIKTYGAGADLPYLDWYSYIHQMLNDGLFYIAYEDGYTLKITELGQQTLKGQRTVSMKKFQVTEKAEKPVRGKKAVGTAVAATPEARLFESLRALRKQIADEQGVPPYVIFTDTTLQEMATERPVTRVAMLAISGVGMKKFENYGEVFIREILAQGGAPSPEDASEADDLPQEEAPARKPRAKREAGDTHEATLQLHRLGLSVEAIAERRTLSPSTIRAHIESLYAKGAQIRLEEFLTTDEFAEIQTAIGQLGGAPLLRDLFDHLREKYDYSKLRMAMLYQKRLRGE, encoded by the coding sequence ATGCTATTTACTCCCCAGCCCCTCGCACCCACGCTAGAATCTGCCCGCCGCGTCCTCAAGCAATACTACGGCTACGATACCTTCCGGCCCATGCAGGAGGATATCATTGAGAACATTATGGCGGGGCGGGATACGGTGGTGCTGATGCCGACGGGCGGTGGTAAATCCGTCTGCTTTCAGGTGCCGGCCGTAGTGCAGGAGGGAGTCTGCATTGTAGTCTCGCCGCTGATTGCCCTGATGAAGGACCAGGTAGAAGCCCTGATGGCCAACGGCATTCCGGCGGCCTACATCAACAGCAGCGTGGCCCAGGGCGAGCAAAGCAGTATTGCCCGCGACTGTCAGTCCGGGGCGCTGAAGCTGCTCTACGTCAGCCCGGAGAAACTGCTGTCCGATGGCTTTCTGCAGTTTGTGCAGCGCCTGAAGGTGAGCATGTTTGCCATTGATGAAGCGCACTGCATTTCGTCCTGGGGTCACGATTTCCGGCCGGAGTACACCCAGCTGCGCGTACTGCGCGAGCAGTTCCCTAACGTGCCCATCATTGCCCTCACCGCCACTGCCGACCGCCTCACGCAGCGCGACATTCAGCAGCAGCTGCGCCTGCGCGACCCTCAGGTTTTCCTATCTTCCTTCGATCGGCCCAATCTGAACCTGATGGTGCGCCCCGGCCAGAACCGGGTAGACGGCATCCTGGATTTCCTGGCCCGCCACCCCGATGAGCCGGGCATCATTTACTGCCTCTCGCGCAAGCAGTGCGAAACCCTCACCCAGAAAATCAAGGCCAAAGGCTTCCGCGCCGGCTTCTATCACGCTGGCATGACGCCCAACCAGCGCGCCAGCGCCCAGGAAGGCTTCTTGAAAGATGATCTGCAGGTGATTGTGGCGACCATTGCCTTCGGCATGGGCATCGATAAAAGCAATGTGCGCTGGGTGATGCACTACAACCTGCCCAAAAACATTGAAGGCTACTACCAGGAAATAGGCCGCGCCGGCCGCGACGGAGCTCCGGCCGCGGCCGTGCTGTTCTACAGCTTTGCCGATGTAATGAGCCTGCGGGAAATGCTCACCAAGGAAAACCCGCAGCTCACCCAGCTCAACCTCACCAAGCTGGAGCGCATGCAGCAGTTTGCCGAGGCCGCCGGCTGCCGCCGCAAAGTCCTGCTCAACTACTTCGGGGAAACCCTGGCCGAAGACTGCGGCAACTGCGACATCTGCCGCAACCCACCTACCACCTTCGATGGCACGCTGCTGGCCCAAAAAGCCCTGTCAGCGGTGTTTCGCATGCGGGAGCGGGCGTCTATTGGCTTGCTGATTGACGTGCTGCGCGGCATGCGCAACCAGGCCGTGCTCATGGGCGGCTACGACCAGATTAAAACCTACGGCGCCGGTGCCGACCTGCCCTACCTGGACTGGTACAGCTACATCCACCAGATGCTGAACGATGGCCTGTTCTACATTGCCTATGAAGACGGCTACACGCTGAAAATCACGGAGCTGGGCCAGCAAACCCTGAAAGGCCAGCGCACCGTTTCCATGAAGAAATTCCAGGTGACGGAGAAGGCCGAAAAGCCCGTCCGCGGCAAGAAAGCCGTGGGTACGGCCGTAGCCGCCACGCCCGAAGCGCGCCTGTTCGAAAGTCTGCGCGCCCTGCGCAAGCAAATTGCCGACGAGCAGGGCGTGCCGCCCTACGTTATCTTCACCGATACCACCCTGCAGGAAATGGCCACTGAGCGGCCCGTTACCCGCGTGGCTATGCTGGCTATTTCCGGCGTGGGCATGAAGAAGTTTGAAAACTACGGCGAGGTATTCATCCGGGAAATTCTGGCGCAGGGCGGCGCACCCAGCCCCGAGGATGCTTCAGAAGCGGATGATTTACCGCAAGAAGAAGCGCCTGCCCGCAAGCCACGCGCCAAGCGAGAAGCCGGCGACACCCACGAAGCTACTTTGCAGCTGCACCGCTTGGGCTTGAGCGTGGAGGCCATTGCCGAGCGCCGTACTCTGAGCCCCAGTACTATTCGCGCCCACATCGAGTCGTTGTACGCCAAAGGCGCCCAGATCCGGCTGGAGGAGTTCCTCACCACCGATGAGTTTGCCGAAATCCAGACGGCCATCGGTCAGCTGGGCGGCGCTCCGTTGCTGCGCGACCTGTTCGACCACCTGCGGGAAAAATACGACTACTCCAAGCTGCGCATGGCCATGCTGTATCAGAAAAGACTGCGCGGAGAGTAA
- a CDS encoding helix-turn-helix domain-containing protein, whose product MFSAERILTIRKSKGLSQELLAEQSGISLRTIQRVEQGDTVPRGHTLQALAAALDVPLEALREDESASAAVSDSASIPVMPAEPALRSDPQYLQLLNLSALSFLVVPFLNLVVPFLLWRAHRLDTKHVAEVGRRVLGFQILWQAASFLLFALAFLGQIIAFRYFNRKLPGLYVVIAAFTYAVNAMTIIYYNRKLKKGRLDLYPIRL is encoded by the coding sequence ATGTTTTCTGCTGAACGCATCCTGACTATTCGAAAAAGCAAAGGCTTATCCCAGGAACTGCTGGCCGAGCAGTCCGGCATTAGTCTGCGCACCATTCAGCGGGTAGAGCAGGGCGATACGGTGCCGCGTGGGCACACGCTGCAGGCCTTGGCGGCCGCGCTGGATGTACCGCTGGAAGCACTGCGGGAGGACGAATCGGCATCGGCTGCCGTGTCCGATTCTGCTTCAATTCCGGTAATGCCTGCCGAACCCGCCCTGCGCTCCGACCCTCAATATCTGCAGCTACTCAACCTGAGTGCTCTTAGCTTTTTGGTGGTTCCTTTTCTCAACCTCGTAGTGCCGTTTCTGCTTTGGCGCGCCCACCGCCTCGATACCAAACACGTGGCAGAGGTGGGCCGGCGTGTGTTAGGCTTTCAGATTTTATGGCAGGCTGCCAGCTTCCTGTTGTTTGCGCTGGCCTTTCTCGGGCAGATAATTGCCTTCCGGTATTTCAACCGGAAATTGCCCGGCTTGTATGTGGTTATAGCCGCTTTTACCTATGCGGTGAATGCAATGACCATCATTTATTATAACCGAAAACTTAAAAAGGGGAGATTGGATCTATATCCGATTCGGTTGTAG
- a CDS encoding helix-turn-helix domain-containing protein — MINTNLKFWRRELALTQAQMAEKLGIKRSLVGAYEEGRAEPKLTTLVNMARLFGITLDALVTTDFSKKKNAKAAMLQMQNQNAAPAQDAMASRPGGNLRILALTVDKDQNENIELVPLKASAGYLNGYADPEYLEELPKFRLPMLGTNGTYRAFEISGDSMLPIASGTVIVGRYVDDWLSIKDGTPCIVVSSKEGIVFKRVFNRLKDAAMLALHSDNPVYSPYEIDVEDVVEIWEAKSYISNTFPIADLSLNRLASIVLDLQQQMTTMKKV, encoded by the coding sequence ATGATCAACACGAATCTTAAGTTCTGGCGGCGTGAACTAGCCCTGACGCAAGCCCAGATGGCTGAAAAGCTGGGCATAAAACGTTCTTTGGTGGGAGCCTACGAAGAAGGGCGCGCCGAGCCCAAGCTAACCACCTTGGTAAACATGGCCCGCCTGTTCGGTATCACCCTGGATGCGCTGGTTACCACTGACTTTAGCAAGAAAAAGAATGCTAAAGCGGCTATGCTCCAGATGCAAAACCAGAATGCCGCGCCCGCTCAGGACGCTATGGCCAGCCGCCCCGGTGGCAACCTGCGCATACTGGCCCTGACCGTTGACAAAGATCAAAACGAGAACATAGAGCTGGTACCCCTGAAAGCCAGTGCCGGGTACCTCAACGGCTACGCCGATCCGGAGTATTTGGAGGAGCTGCCCAAGTTTCGTCTGCCCATGCTGGGTACTAACGGTACCTACCGGGCCTTCGAAATCAGCGGCGACTCTATGCTGCCCATTGCCTCCGGCACTGTGATTGTAGGCCGCTACGTAGATGACTGGCTGAGCATTAAGGATGGCACACCGTGCATCGTAGTAAGCAGCAAGGAAGGTATTGTGTTCAAGCGGGTGTTCAACCGCCTGAAGGATGCCGCTATGCTGGCCCTGCACTCCGATAACCCCGTGTACTCGCCCTACGAAATTGACGTGGAAGACGTGGTGGAAATCTGGGAAGCTAAATCCTACATCAGCAACACCTTCCCCATTGCTGACCTCTCGCTGAACCGCCTCGCCAGCATTGTGCTGGACCTGCAGCAGCAAATGACTACTATGAAGAAAGTGTAA
- a CDS encoding pirin family protein — MLKYISSADRYHAAPVHWLSSYFLFSFADYFDANNVQFGPLRVFNDDSIAPNSGFPQHPHAEMEIVTLVLEGEVTHEDTMGNKTTISKGEVQRMTAGTGMAHAEFNRSDKPLHIYQLWFLPNQKGLAPSYEQKDVDFLDTKNELIPLVSGQKVLEDVVYMNSNTTVYWCNLSEEKTVAFKTFPIRLTFLYVKQGTIYVNGSELGPNDQARMTDEHVLEIRASKDAQFILIDLPATEANY; from the coding sequence ATGCTTAAATACATTTCCTCCGCCGACCGCTACCACGCGGCCCCCGTACATTGGCTCAGCAGCTATTTCCTGTTTTCGTTTGCTGATTATTTTGACGCGAACAATGTACAGTTCGGGCCGCTGCGGGTATTTAACGATGACAGCATTGCCCCCAATTCCGGCTTTCCGCAGCATCCGCACGCCGAGATGGAAATCGTAACGCTGGTACTGGAAGGGGAAGTGACGCACGAGGATACGATGGGCAACAAAACCACCATCTCCAAAGGCGAAGTGCAGCGCATGACGGCCGGCACGGGCATGGCGCACGCCGAGTTTAACCGCTCCGACAAGCCCCTGCATATCTATCAGCTATGGTTTCTGCCCAATCAAAAGGGCCTGGCGCCCAGTTATGAGCAGAAGGACGTTGATTTCCTGGATACCAAGAATGAGTTAATCCCACTGGTTTCCGGCCAGAAAGTGCTGGAAGATGTGGTGTATATGAACTCCAACACTACAGTATACTGGTGCAATCTGAGCGAGGAAAAGACCGTTGCATTCAAAACGTTTCCCATTCGCCTCACCTTTCTGTACGTGAAGCAAGGCACCATTTACGTGAACGGTTCCGAGCTGGGTCCCAACGACCAGGCCCGTATGACCGATGAGCACGTGCTGGAAATCCGCGCTTCCAAAGACGCCCAGTTTATCCTGATTGACCTGCCCGCTACGGAGGCCAATTATTAA
- the accC gene encoding acetyl-CoA carboxylase biotin carboxylase subunit, translated as MFKKILIANRGEIALRIIRTCKEMGIKTVAVYSTADKESLHVRFADEAVCIGPPPSTLSYLNMPSLIAAAEITNADAIHPGYGFLSENAEFSRICQENGIKFIGASPEMINQMGDKASAKATMIAAGVPCIPGSVGLLDSVQQGLKIAAKIKYPVILKATAGGGGRGMRIINSEDEFEKAWNDARTEAKAAFGNDGMYLEKFVVEPRHIEVQIVGDQYGRVCHLSERDCSIQRRHQKLVEEAPSPFMTPELREKMGKAAVAGASSIGYEGVGTIEFLVDANRDFYFMEMNTRIQVEHPVTEEIINYDLIKEQIKVAAGIPISGRNYEPQMHAMECRINAEDPKNGFRPSPGKITTLHIPGGHGVRVDTHVYAGYTIPPNYDSMIAKLITVAQTREECIVKMKRALSEFVVEGVKTTIPFHLKLMDDEQFKAGNFTTKFLESFDFTNL; from the coding sequence GTGTTCAAGAAAATTCTGATTGCCAACCGGGGCGAAATTGCGCTGCGCATTATTCGTACCTGCAAGGAAATGGGCATCAAAACGGTGGCCGTGTACTCCACCGCCGATAAGGAAAGCCTGCACGTACGCTTCGCCGACGAAGCCGTGTGCATTGGCCCGCCACCGTCTACGCTGTCTTACCTGAACATGCCCAGTCTGATTGCGGCGGCCGAGATTACCAACGCCGATGCTATTCACCCTGGTTATGGTTTCCTGTCGGAAAATGCGGAGTTCTCGCGCATTTGCCAGGAAAACGGCATCAAGTTCATCGGGGCTTCGCCCGAGATGATCAACCAGATGGGCGACAAGGCTTCGGCCAAAGCCACCATGATTGCGGCCGGCGTACCCTGCATTCCGGGCTCCGTGGGTTTGCTGGATTCTGTTCAGCAGGGCCTCAAGATTGCCGCCAAAATTAAGTACCCCGTTATTCTGAAGGCCACGGCCGGCGGCGGTGGGCGCGGCATGCGCATCATCAACTCTGAAGACGAGTTTGAGAAGGCCTGGAACGATGCCCGCACCGAAGCCAAAGCCGCATTCGGCAACGACGGGATGTACCTGGAAAAGTTTGTGGTGGAACCCCGCCACATTGAGGTACAGATTGTAGGCGACCAGTACGGCCGCGTGTGTCACCTCTCGGAGCGCGACTGCAGCATTCAGCGCCGCCACCAGAAGCTGGTGGAAGAGGCTCCTTCGCCCTTCATGACCCCCGAGCTGCGGGAGAAAATGGGTAAAGCAGCCGTGGCCGGCGCCAGCTCTATTGGCTACGAAGGCGTAGGTACCATTGAGTTTCTGGTAGATGCCAACCGCGACTTCTACTTCATGGAGATGAACACCCGCATTCAGGTGGAGCACCCCGTGACGGAGGAAATCATCAACTACGACCTCATTAAGGAGCAGATCAAAGTGGCGGCCGGCATCCCCATTTCGGGGCGCAACTACGAGCCGCAAATGCACGCCATGGAGTGCCGCATTAACGCCGAGGATCCAAAGAACGGTTTCCGCCCCTCGCCCGGCAAAATCACCACGCTGCATATTCCCGGCGGCCACGGCGTGCGCGTAGATACGCACGTGTATGCCGGCTACACCATTCCGCCCAACTACGACTCCATGATTGCCAAGCTCATTACCGTGGCCCAGACCCGGGAAGAGTGCATTGTGAAGATGAAGCGGGCCCTGTCGGAGTTTGTGGTAGAAGGCGTAAAAACCACCATCCCCTTCCACCTGAAGCTGATGGATGACGAGCAATTCAAAGCCGGCAATTTCACCACGAAATTCCTGGAGTCCTTCGACTTCACGAATCTATAA
- the accB gene encoding acetyl-CoA carboxylase biotin carboxyl carrier protein, whose protein sequence is MKAKELQDLIDFIAKSGLNKVNIETEEFKISVQREPNTRIVGGTMAAPAAPAPVAAAAPAAPVAAAPAPAAAPAPDAAGSYVPLKAPMIGTFYRSNSPESPAFVQVGDLVEKGQVICIIEAMKLFNEIEAELSGRVVKAMVENASPVEFDQPLFLIEPM, encoded by the coding sequence ATGAAAGCCAAAGAACTCCAGGACCTCATTGATTTTATTGCCAAGTCAGGTCTGAACAAAGTCAATATCGAAACCGAGGAGTTCAAAATCTCGGTGCAGCGTGAGCCCAACACCCGAATTGTGGGGGGTACTATGGCTGCTCCGGCCGCGCCCGCCCCTGTGGCCGCTGCCGCACCGGCTGCCCCTGTGGCCGCTGCTCCCGCCCCTGCCGCCGCGCCCGCCCCGGATGCTGCCGGCAGCTATGTGCCGCTGAAAGCACCCATGATTGGCACGTTCTACCGCAGCAACAGCCCGGAGTCGCCGGCTTTTGTGCAGGTAGGCGACCTGGTGGAGAAAGGCCAGGTAATCTGCATCATCGAAGCCATGAAGCTGTTCAACGAAATTGAAGCCGAGCTGTCCGGCCGCGTGGTGAAGGCCATGGTGGAAAACGCTTCGCCCGTGGAGTTCGACCAGCCGTTGTTCCTCATTGAGCCGATGTAA
- the efp gene encoding elongation factor P, with product MATTADFRNGLVLNYNGDLHVITEFQHVKPGKGPAFVRTKLRNIKTGRVIDNTFNAGVKVETARVEQRPHQYLFKDDYGYTFMDNETFEQVVLPEAMVPFADLMKEGQTVTILFHAETEQPLTAELPTTVELVVTYTEPGLRGDTATNTLKPATVETGARIQVPLFIDTDTKIRIKTSDYSYVERVK from the coding sequence ATGGCCACAACCGCAGATTTTCGCAACGGGCTCGTCCTGAACTACAACGGCGACCTGCACGTCATTACCGAATTCCAGCACGTGAAGCCCGGCAAAGGCCCGGCCTTTGTGCGGACCAAGCTTCGTAACATCAAAACCGGGCGGGTAATCGACAACACCTTCAATGCTGGCGTAAAAGTGGAAACTGCCCGCGTAGAGCAGCGCCCCCACCAGTACCTGTTTAAGGACGACTACGGCTACACGTTCATGGATAATGAAACGTTTGAGCAGGTAGTGCTGCCCGAAGCTATGGTACCCTTTGCCGATTTGATGAAGGAAGGCCAGACCGTTACCATTCTGTTCCACGCGGAAACCGAGCAGCCCCTCACGGCCGAGCTGCCAACTACTGTGGAGCTGGTGGTAACCTATACCGAGCCCGGCCTGCGCGGCGACACGGCTACCAACACCCTGAAGCCCGCCACCGTGGAAACCGGGGCCCGCATTCAGGTGCCGTTGTTCATTGATACCGACACTAAAATTCGCATCAAGACCAGCGACTACTCCTATGTCGAAAGAGTTAAATAA
- a CDS encoding beta-ketoacyl-ACP synthase III: MNITAAITGVGAYVPDYVLTNKELETMVDTNDEWILSRTGIQERRILKGENQGTSVMAIKAVQLLLAKTNTKAEDIDLLICATTTPDLVFPATANIISAAIGATKSFSFDMQAACSGFLYALATGAQFIKTGTYKKVIVVGADKMSSIIDYTDRSTCIIFGDGSGAVLLEPNTEGLGLIDQELHSDGNGEPFLHQKSGGSRRPPSLETVQNREHYVYQEGATVFKFAVKNMADVAAQVMERNHLTHQDVAWLVPHQANKRIIDATAHRMGVGPEKVMLNIHKYGNTTNGTLPLCLADYEQQLHKGDNLILAAFGGGFTWGAIYLKWAYDPKPAAQNA, encoded by the coding sequence ATGAATATCACTGCTGCCATTACCGGAGTGGGTGCGTATGTGCCCGACTACGTGTTGACCAATAAAGAGCTCGAGACGATGGTAGATACCAACGACGAGTGGATCTTGAGTCGCACGGGTATCCAGGAGCGCCGCATTCTGAAAGGCGAGAACCAGGGCACCTCGGTTATGGCTATTAAGGCGGTGCAGCTGCTGCTGGCCAAAACGAATACCAAGGCCGAGGATATTGACCTGCTGATTTGCGCCACCACCACTCCGGACCTGGTTTTTCCGGCTACGGCCAACATTATTTCGGCGGCCATTGGCGCCACCAAGTCGTTTAGCTTTGATATGCAGGCCGCCTGCTCCGGCTTCCTGTATGCCCTGGCTACCGGGGCCCAGTTTATCAAAACTGGCACCTACAAAAAGGTCATTGTAGTGGGCGCCGACAAGATGTCGAGCATCATTGACTACACTGACCGCTCCACCTGCATCATCTTCGGCGACGGTTCCGGCGCGGTATTGCTGGAGCCGAATACCGAAGGGCTGGGGCTGATTGATCAGGAACTGCATTCAGACGGTAACGGCGAGCCTTTCCTGCACCAGAAATCGGGTGGCAGCCGCCGCCCGCCTTCCCTGGAAACCGTCCAGAACCGGGAGCACTACGTGTACCAGGAAGGCGCTACGGTCTTCAAATTTGCCGTGAAGAACATGGCTGATGTAGCCGCTCAGGTAATGGAGCGCAACCACCTCACCCACCAGGATGTAGCGTGGCTGGTACCGCACCAGGCCAATAAGCGCATAATTGATGCCACCGCCCACCGCATGGGCGTAGGTCCGGAGAAAGTGATGCTGAATATTCACAAGTACGGCAACACTACCAACGGCACCCTCCCGCTGTGCCTGGCCGACTACGAACAGCAACTGCACAAAGGCGACAACCTGATTCTGGCCGCCTTTGGTGGGGGCTTCACCTGGGGCGCTATTTACCTCAAGTGGGCTTACGACCCAAAACCTGCCGCGCAAAACGCCTGA